Proteins encoded within one genomic window of Amycolatopsis nigrescens CSC17Ta-90:
- a CDS encoding protein kinase domain-containing protein, translated as MTTLPGHDELVPLGDGPVATVLAGVDGHGSTAFALKAYPGPIDRRTRGLLDTELRSLAELRARAQVLVADRVEELPDGRCALRMELCAQSLPELVGSFGPLTIPDTLALGSALAGALAAAHAAGLVHGGVTPGNVLFRPSGEPVLADFGLTLRHAFPGEVTAGVDFLAPETVRDGTRDERTDLYGLGAVLYFALSGSSPHQGRPGEQVDERLLRTLSSEVPALRRADLPGGLAQLVSALLAKNPDARPLDAATVAARIGTMIGPVRAQPAFDDFGSAFAGNVARPRPAVVSAPPVAVPPPPRGELLVQYGPNDKARGKPRAGVVIAAVGALSVLAVAVVVLLLNQPAKLDVPGTPAGVAAPAPAPAQPSAAPVRVELNDPVDQGDYVELSWRSSEPLDFAIVIAPEGQPLDTVVVQRVTEYRLRIDPVLKYCFRIQGASSVGFYESQAKPIREAVCTG; from the coding sequence ATGACGACACTTCCCGGACACGACGAACTGGTTCCCCTCGGCGACGGGCCGGTCGCCACCGTGCTCGCCGGGGTGGACGGGCACGGCAGCACGGCGTTCGCGCTGAAGGCCTATCCCGGTCCGATCGACCGGCGCACCCGCGGCCTGCTCGACACCGAACTGCGCAGCCTGGCGGAGTTGCGCGCGCGGGCGCAGGTGCTGGTGGCCGACCGCGTCGAGGAACTGCCCGACGGCCGCTGCGCGCTGCGGATGGAGCTGTGCGCCCAGTCCCTGCCGGAACTGGTCGGCTCGTTCGGCCCGCTCACCATCCCGGACACCCTCGCGCTGGGCAGCGCGCTGGCTGGTGCGCTGGCGGCCGCGCACGCCGCCGGGCTGGTGCACGGCGGCGTCACCCCTGGCAACGTGCTGTTCCGGCCGTCGGGTGAGCCGGTGCTCGCCGACTTCGGTCTCACCCTGCGGCACGCCTTCCCCGGGGAAGTGACCGCCGGGGTGGACTTCCTGGCGCCGGAGACGGTGCGCGACGGGACCCGTGACGAGCGGACGGATCTGTACGGGCTCGGTGCGGTGCTGTACTTCGCCCTTTCGGGCTCGTCGCCGCACCAGGGCCGTCCCGGCGAGCAGGTGGACGAGCGGCTGCTGCGCACGCTCAGCAGCGAGGTGCCCGCGCTGCGGCGGGCCGACCTGCCGGGCGGGCTGGCCCAGCTGGTCTCCGCGTTGCTGGCGAAGAACCCCGACGCGCGACCGCTCGACGCGGCCACGGTGGCCGCCCGGATCGGCACCATGATCGGTCCGGTGCGGGCGCAGCCCGCGTTCGACGACTTCGGCAGCGCGTTCGCCGGCAACGTCGCCCGGCCCCGGCCCGCCGTGGTCTCCGCGCCGCCGGTGGCGGTCCCGCCGCCGCCGAGGGGCGAGCTGCTCGTGCAGTACGGGCCGAACGACAAGGCACGGGGCAAGCCGCGGGCGGGGGTCGTGATCGCCGCCGTCGGCGCGCTGTCGGTACTGGCCGTCGCGGTGGTCGTGCTGCTGCTGAACCAGCCCGCGAAGCTCGACGTGCCCGGCACGCCGGCGGGGGTCGCCGCACCGGCACCGGCGCCCGCGCAGCCCAGCGCCGCGCCCGTGCGCGTCGAGCTCAACGACCCGGTGGATCAGGGCGATTATGTCGAACTTTCCTGGCGCAGCAGCGAACCGCTTGATTTCGCGATCGTGATCGCCCCCGAAGGGCAGCCACTGGACACGGTCGTCGTGCAGCGCGTGACCGAGTACCGGCTGCGGATCGACCCGGTGCTGAAGTACTGCTTCCGGATCCAGGGCGCCTCCAGCGTCGGCTTCTACGAAAGCCAGGCCAAGCCGATCCGCGAAGCCGTCTGCACGGGCTAG